The Gordonia iterans DNA window CCCGGACCGTCGTGCAGCAGATCGACGGCGGCGACCGGGAGTCCGGCCAGTTCGGGCGGCGGCGCGGTGCGCAGGCGGCGCATCAGCGCGCCGATGTCGGCGAGCTGCTCCACGCGGAGGCTGCGCTGGGCGGTGACATGCCGGCCGTACCGCGTCGTCAGATCGTCCAGGGCCTCGGCCGGGGTCACGCCGCGGTCGGCGTACTCCTGGGCGATCAGCGCCACGGCCACCGCGGCGCTGATCCCGTCCTTGTCCCGGACCGCCACGGGATCGACGCAGTGGCCGAGCGCCTCCTCGTAGGCGTAGGCCAACGGTTCGCCCGCGCGGACCAGCCACTTGAAGCCGGTCAGGGTGCGGCGGGCATCGGCGCCCCGGGCGAGTGCGATCCGGTGCAGCAGCGTGCCCGACACCAGCGACGAGGCGATCACCGGGGCCCGGTCGCCGTCCCAGTGGTCCAGGATCCACGAGCCGAGCAGCGCACCGGTCTCGTCGCCGGTGAGCATCCGCCAGCGTCCCGCGGCATCGGGGACACCGATCGCGCACCGATCGGCGTCCGGATCGAGCGCCAGGGCCAGGTCGGCATTCCGTTCGGCGGCCAGTGCCAGCAGCAGGTCGGTGGCGCCGGGCTCCTCGGGATTCGGAAAGCGGACGGTCGGAAAGTCCGGATCGGGGTCGAACTGCTCGGCGACGACGTGGACGTCGGTGAAACCACTGCGCGCCAGCGCTTCGCGGGCCAGCGCCCCGCCGACCCCGTGCATCGGCGTCAGTGCGATGGTCAGGGCGGCGGGCACGGGCGGCCCGAACCGCTCGTCGAGCCGGTCGAGGTAGTCGTCGCGAACGGTCAGCGCCCGCCGGTCCGGCGCAACCGGCGTCCGTGCGACGGCGGCGGCCGGGGGAGCGGCGTCGATCGCCGCCTCGATCTCGCGGTCGGCGGGCGCGATCAGCTGTGCGCCGCCCTGCACGTAGACCTTGTAACCGTTGTCTCCGGGGGGATTGTGCGAGGCGGTGATCATCACTCCGGCCACCGCGCCGAGCCGGCGGGTGGCGAAGGCGACCAGCGGCGTCGGACCGGGGTCGGGGAGGGCGACGACGTCGAAGCCGGCGGCGGCGAGCACCTGCGTGGTCGCGGCGAAGAACTCCTCCGAACCGTGCCGCGCGTCCCGCCCGACGACGACGAGTCCGCCGCCCCGGCCGGTGCTCGTCAGCCAGGCCGCCAGCCCCGCCGTCGCCCGCGTGACCGTGTCGACGTTCATGCCGCCCGGGCCGTCGCGGAGCGGGCCGCGCAGCCCTGCGGTGCCGAACCGCAGCGGCGCCTCCGCCGTCGTTCGGTCCCCGTTCGCGGGCCCGGGGTTCATCGCTCACTCACCGCGGCGACCACCTCCACCAGCAGCGCGCCCATCCGCGCCGCGGAGTCGCGGCCCACGGCGAGCACCTCGCTGTGATCGAGCGACTCGCCGGTGATCCCGGCGGCAAGATTGGTCACCAGCGAGAATCCGAGGACGTCGAGGCCGGCGGCGCGGGCCGCGATGGTCTCGTGCACGGTCGACATCCCGACCAGGTCGGCGCCCATCGCGGCGAGCATCCGGATCTCCGCGGGCGTCTCGTACTGCGGGCCCGGCAGACCCGCGTACACGCCCTCGGCGAGATCCGGGTCGACGCTGCGGGCCGCGGCGCGCAGACGCGGCGAGTAGGCGTCGACCATGTCGACGAACTGCGCACCGGCCAGCGGGGAGCGGCCGGTGAAGTTGAGCTGATCGGCGATGAGCACCGGCTGCCCGACCCGCAGGCCCTCCCGGATGCCGCCCGCGGCGTTGGTGAGCACCACGGTGTGCACCCCGGCCGCTGCCGCGGTCCGCACCGGGTGCACCACGCGGGCCAGAGCGTGACCCTCGTACGCGTGCACGCGGCCCAGCAGTACCAGGACCCGGGCGGTGCCGACCCGGACGGACAGCACCCGGCCCCCGTGTCCGCGCGCAGACGGCGTACTGAATCCCGGGAGCGAGGTCATGGCGACCTCGGCGACCGGAGCCCCGAACGCCGCCGCGGCCGGCGCCCAGCCGGAACCCAGCACGATGGCGACATCGTGTCTGCGGCAGTCGGTTTCGGCGGCGATCGTCGCAGCGGCAGCAATCGCCGCGGCGTCCGGTTCGTGCGTGGGGTCCATGGGGACAACCCTAAGGGGCGGGGCGGAGCGGGTGCAGCGATAGAGTCTCTGCCATGCCTTACGTGAATGTCACCGATGATGCCGCCGTCGTCTTCCTCGGTTCGCCCGGCGTCGAACTGGATGAGGGAAACCCGGAGAACCGGTTCGGCCTGGAGTGGCTCGACCAGGTCACCGGGGCGCTCGACGAGGCGGTGGCCGCCGACAAGCCGATCGTGCTGACGGCCACCGGTAAGTTCTTCACCAACGGTCTGGACACCGACTACGTCGCCGCGCACTACGCCGAGCTGCCGGCCTACCTGGACAGAGTGCACGAGCTGTACGCCACGGTGCTGACGCTGCCGGCCCCGACGATCGCGGCGATCAACGGCCACGCCTTCGGCGCCGGCGCCATGCTCGCCCTGTGCGCCGATCACCGGATCATGCGGACCGGGCGCGGCTTCTGGTCGCTGCCCGAGGCCGCGCTCAGCATGCCCTTCACCCGCGGGATGGCGGCGCTGGTGCGCACCCGCGTCCCCGATGCCGTCGCCACCGAGGCCATGCTGACCAGCCGCCGCTACGGCGCCGAAGAGGCTGCCCTGGTCGGCATCGTCGACGAGGCCGTGCCCGCGGAGGTGCTGATCGACCGGGCCGCGGAGGTGGCGCGTGCGCGAGCCGGCCTGGTCAACCCGAATCAG harbors:
- a CDS encoding phospho-sugar mutase gives rise to the protein MNPGPANGDRTTAEAPLRFGTAGLRGPLRDGPGGMNVDTVTRATAGLAAWLTSTGRGGGLVVVGRDARHGSEEFFAATTQVLAAAGFDVVALPDPGPTPLVAFATRRLGAVAGVMITASHNPPGDNGYKVYVQGGAQLIAPADREIEAAIDAAPPAAAVARTPVAPDRRALTVRDDYLDRLDERFGPPVPAALTIALTPMHGVGGALAREALARSGFTDVHVVAEQFDPDPDFPTVRFPNPEEPGATDLLLALAAERNADLALALDPDADRCAIGVPDAAGRWRMLTGDETGALLGSWILDHWDGDRAPVIASSLVSGTLLHRIALARGADARRTLTGFKWLVRAGEPLAYAYEEALGHCVDPVAVRDKDGISAAVAVALIAQEYADRGVTPAEALDDLTTRYGRHVTAQRSLRVEQLADIGALMRRLRTAPPPELAGLPVAAVDLLHDGPGPHTDAVELAGSRPDGTTLRVTARPSGTEPKLKYYGELAAEPGDPRSADDLRAELARVLRELPDRPRTRSAP
- a CDS encoding purine-nucleoside phosphorylase, giving the protein MDPTHEPDAAAIAAAATIAAETDCRRHDVAIVLGSGWAPAAAAFGAPVAEVAMTSLPGFSTPSARGHGGRVLSVRVGTARVLVLLGRVHAYEGHALARVVHPVRTAAAAGVHTVVLTNAAGGIREGLRVGQPVLIADQLNFTGRSPLAGAQFVDMVDAYSPRLRAAARSVDPDLAEGVYAGLPGPQYETPAEIRMLAAMGADLVGMSTVHETIAARAAGLDVLGFSLVTNLAAGITGESLDHSEVLAVGRDSAARMGALLVEVVAAVSER
- a CDS encoding enoyl-CoA hydratase/isomerase family protein gives rise to the protein MPYVNVTDDAAVVFLGSPGVELDEGNPENRFGLEWLDQVTGALDEAVAADKPIVLTATGKFFTNGLDTDYVAAHYAELPAYLDRVHELYATVLTLPAPTIAAINGHAFGAGAMLALCADHRIMRTGRGFWSLPEAALSMPFTRGMAALVRTRVPDAVATEAMLTSRRYGAEEAALVGIVDEAVPAEVLIDRAAEVARARAGLVNPNQAVIKRGLRQPLLADLNVPTPATLL